A window of the Arenibacter algicola genome harbors these coding sequences:
- a CDS encoding restriction endonuclease subunit S has translation MASRGDIDFQKVQPILHKKWDTIPFEVSLEKTPKYIKHKTKGLALSGTFPVVDQGEDLISGYIEDAEKIYQGKLPIVIFGDHTRIIKYVDFQFAVGADGTKILKPNENFNSKFFFHYLKALSIPDLGYSRHYKILKEVKIPLPPRPEQDRIVAKVDTLMAQVATMQKSLEHIPQLLKDFRQQVLTQAVTGKLTEEWREGKQLNDWKVEFAKDCCEKVQSGGTPRGSNFAESGIPFFKVYNIVNQQISFDYKPQFISEEIQNSQCKKSICFPNDVLMNIVGPPLNKVAIVPEEFPECNINQAITLFRVKECLNNKFLYYFLCEGSSVNKLVNETRGVVGQVNISLTQCRSFEIPIPPIEEQEEIVRRVESLFTKADAIEQQYQSLKTKIDTLPQAILHKAFKGELVAQLDSDGDAVNLLKEIEELKKNKGRK, from the coding sequence ATGGCTAGTAGAGGAGATATTGATTTTCAAAAAGTACAACCAATACTACACAAGAAATGGGATACAATTCCTTTTGAAGTTTCATTAGAAAAAACACCAAAATATATTAAGCATAAAACCAAAGGTCTAGCATTGTCAGGAACATTTCCTGTGGTAGACCAAGGAGAAGATTTAATTTCTGGTTATATTGAGGATGCTGAAAAAATATATCAAGGAAAATTACCCATCGTAATATTCGGTGACCACACAAGGATAATAAAATATGTAGACTTCCAGTTCGCAGTTGGAGCTGATGGAACTAAGATTTTGAAACCAAATGAAAATTTCAACTCAAAATTTTTTTTTCATTACCTCAAAGCTTTATCTATACCAGACTTGGGATACAGCCGACATTATAAAATCCTAAAGGAAGTTAAAATTCCTCTCCCACCACGCCCTGAGCAAGACCGTATCGTTGCCAAAGTCGATACATTAATGGCTCAGGTGGCGACCATGCAAAAAAGCTTGGAGCACATACCACAACTTTTAAAAGATTTTAGGCAGCAGGTGTTGACACAAGCAGTTACCGGTAAGTTGACGGAGGAATGGCGTGAGGGGAAACAATTAAATGACTGGAAAGTAGAATTTGCAAAAGATTGTTGTGAAAAGGTACAAAGTGGGGGAACTCCAAGAGGAAGTAATTTTGCTGAATCTGGAATTCCATTTTTTAAAGTTTATAATATTGTAAATCAACAAATTTCATTTGATTATAAGCCTCAATTTATTTCTGAAGAAATTCAAAATTCACAATGTAAAAAGTCAATTTGTTTTCCAAATGATGTATTGATGAATATTGTAGGTCCACCATTAAATAAAGTTGCAATTGTACCTGAAGAATTTCCTGAATGTAATATTAACCAAGCTATCACCTTATTTAGAGTCAAAGAGTGTTTGAATAATAAATTTTTGTACTATTTCCTCTGTGAAGGTTCATCAGTAAATAAATTGGTTAATGAAACAAGAGGGGTTGTAGGGCAAGTAAATATTTCATTAACTCAATGTAGATCATTTGAAATACCAATTCCACCCATAGAAGAGCAAGAGGAAATCGTCCGTCGCGTAGAAAGTTTATTTACCAAAGCAGATGCCATTGAACAACAATACCAATCCTTAAAAACTAAAATAGATACATTGCCACAAGCTATACTGCATAAAGCCTTTAAAGGGGAGTTGGTAGCGCAGTTGGATAGTGATGGAGATGCAGTTAATCTTTTAAAAGAGATAGAAGAATTAAAGAAAAACAAAGGGAGAAAGTGA
- a CDS encoding AAA family ATPase produces the protein MKIKSLWVSEYKNLKNQTFTFNKGLTSLIIGQNGLGKSNLLEIIVLILKELDLAANEDYFFSAKTNIYFLFKIQYECRDSILTIEKNSSSLLIERHDLNINRDIKLTFNQLKVNKHLYLPDFVIGYYSGENKRIKGLFGKHAEKRINNIKNNKNSKFPTLGKFFFTDQNLGELLFFTLWVFQNDKEYAEKIKELFQKYVGVEANTKVNITFKNPEFSKNYPDKNADLLVENIQNDVENPFWGIQGKLDKFLRLLYDNNSSTSLPTAYVDDKNNEEILLLDKINFDSLKDDLAKDFPTPADLFDVLHAADTIGIIKEIDSVISKNGARINHNFKELSEGEQQILTILGLLLLTGKSDSLYIFDEPDTHLNPIWQRQFINLLKEFNLDDANSQILVATHSPLIVQNTKNANLLLLRKEGDNVVIDDGNHIVENWRIDQVLVSEYFDLPTARPSNLDIYMETREEILKKEEITESDELKLKEFQNDFGVFPTGETVNDIKAMLLIRKITEKIDDKT, from the coding sequence GTGAAAATAAAAAGTCTTTGGGTATCTGAATATAAAAATTTAAAGAATCAAACCTTTACGTTTAATAAAGGGCTAACATCTTTAATAATAGGACAAAATGGTTTGGGAAAATCTAACCTATTGGAGATTATTGTTTTAATATTAAAGGAATTAGACCTAGCTGCAAATGAGGACTATTTTTTTTCTGCCAAAACCAATATCTACTTTCTATTTAAAATTCAATATGAGTGTCGTGATTCTATACTTACAATAGAAAAAAACAGTAGTTCTCTTTTAATTGAAAGGCATGACTTAAATATAAATCGCGACATTAAACTGACCTTTAATCAATTAAAAGTAAATAAGCATCTATATCTACCTGACTTTGTTATTGGATATTACTCCGGAGAAAACAAAAGAATTAAAGGTTTATTCGGAAAACACGCAGAGAAAAGAATTAACAATATCAAAAATAATAAGAACTCCAAATTCCCAACATTGGGTAAGTTTTTCTTTACTGACCAGAACCTTGGAGAATTATTATTCTTTACACTTTGGGTGTTTCAAAACGATAAGGAATATGCTGAAAAAATAAAGGAGCTATTCCAAAAATATGTTGGAGTTGAAGCCAATACTAAAGTAAATATTACATTTAAAAATCCGGAGTTTTCTAAAAATTATCCAGATAAAAATGCAGACTTACTTGTTGAAAATATACAAAATGATGTTGAAAATCCATTTTGGGGAATTCAGGGTAAACTCGATAAGTTTCTAAGACTCTTATATGATAACAACTCTTCTACCAGTTTACCAACGGCCTATGTTGACGATAAAAATAATGAAGAAATTCTGCTATTGGATAAAATAAACTTTGACAGTTTAAAAGATGACCTGGCTAAAGATTTTCCAACTCCAGCTGATTTATTTGATGTATTACATGCCGCTGATACCATTGGAATAATTAAGGAAATTGACTCAGTTATCAGTAAAAATGGAGCTCGCATTAATCATAATTTTAAAGAATTAAGCGAAGGTGAGCAACAAATCCTAACTATTTTAGGTCTGTTATTGCTTACCGGAAAATCTGATAGTCTCTATATTTTTGATGAACCTGACACTCATCTAAACCCTATTTGGCAACGTCAATTTATAAATCTTTTAAAGGAGTTTAATCTTGATGACGCTAATAGTCAAATTTTGGTTGCAACCCATAGTCCATTGATTGTACAAAACACCAAAAATGCAAATTTACTCCTACTTAGAAAAGAAGGTGATAATGTGGTTATTGATGATGGAAATCACATTGTAGAGAATTGGAGAATTGACCAGGTTCTAGTAAGTGAATACTTTGATCTGCCGACTGCACGTCCTTCCAATCTTGATATATACATGGAAACACGTGAGGAAATACTGAAAAAGGAAGAAATCACTGAAAGTGATGAATTAAAATTAAAAGAATTTCAAAATGATTTTGGGGTGTTTCCAACAGGTGAAACAGTAAATGACATAAAAGCGATGTTACTTATTAGAAAAATAACAGAAAAAATAGATGATAAAACTTAA
- the hsdR gene encoding type I restriction-modification system endonuclease: MNTNFSFLQQQYPNLFAISELSEKLIYIDPSSSLAKSRLFSEKLSQLVWEFEELGEFSGSQNDRIYRLANVNVAPDIIASILHTVRKSGNKASHDGIGSFQEAHFILKKCFQLAKWFYETYEQDYIEITSYTLPEKEDTASDALSEKLEKLSKELTNYKNKIAELNKSKEEVESRKQRSDNRARNLDLTEEDTRITLIDPKLKEAGWECDTLLLNNKTNKTLPQKGRNMAIAEWPCDGKWADYALFVGTTLYAIVEAKKYASDISTNLRQSNIYAKRLVESEDFETLGKWQEYKVPFLFSTNGRDYLEQIRTKSGIWFLDIRNERSHAKPLRGWFSPKGLVDLYERDIEAENKKLELSDYDYLQDTNGLGLRDYQIEAIKNVEKNITTNFEEHRSLLVMATGTGKTRTVIGLSYRLIKSNRFKRILFLTDRKLLAQQAFGSYQDNKVEGINTFSEVYKMEYTKTLIPDSETRLHFATVQSMVKRLFYGENDGLSIDTYDCIIIDEAHRGYNLDKELDEEDLEFKNQDDYVSQYKKVIEYFNAYIIGLTATPALHTTEIFGKPVFSYSYRQAVIDGFLSDHEPPYRIKTRLSEEGILWKKGERPKVFNPETNKIEELAELEDDLLVEIEQFNKLVITPEYNRKVLQELVKHLDPDSEEKTLIFAVRDSHADMIVDMLYEEFENIGLEVPQKAIQKITGAAYDPEQLTKEYKNEKFPNIAVTVDLLTTGIDVPKICNLVFLRRVGSRILYEQMIGRATRLCPEINKEDFKIFDAVRVHEALQDYTQMKPVSNPNTSFTQLVNELDDISSDERIKTQGEQLIAKLQRKRKKIEEDSLEEFIYMAGGKEPKEVIQAIKNASAQEVKAIIKEFKGLWNYLDKKVYRPKHQLISDHADEYLGTDRDYGNAKKPEDYIENFKKFLKENQNKIAALKVIVSSPSTLDRQSLKELRLLLDQEGYNAKTLNAAWRDVKNQDIAADIIAYIRTLSLDIDLVGHEERVNRAFEKVNNMKPWNRIQQKWLDRFQKQLLAETILTKEDLDKEPFKSEGGYNRINKQFEQQLDDLLKTINDNLYVA, from the coding sequence ATGAATACCAATTTTAGTTTTCTTCAACAGCAATACCCAAACCTATTCGCTATCAGCGAACTTTCCGAGAAGTTAATCTATATTGACCCCAGTTCTTCATTGGCTAAGTCCCGCTTATTTTCTGAAAAACTGAGCCAATTAGTTTGGGAATTTGAAGAATTAGGCGAGTTTTCAGGCTCACAGAACGATAGAATATATCGTTTGGCCAATGTGAATGTTGCCCCGGATATTATTGCAAGCATTCTGCATACCGTTCGCAAATCGGGCAACAAAGCCAGTCATGATGGTATTGGCTCCTTTCAAGAGGCACATTTTATCCTAAAAAAATGCTTTCAGTTGGCCAAATGGTTCTATGAAACCTATGAACAGGATTATATAGAAATAACGTCCTATACCCTTCCTGAAAAGGAAGACACTGCATCAGATGCACTTTCAGAAAAGCTTGAAAAGCTATCAAAGGAATTAACGAATTATAAGAACAAGATTGCAGAACTCAATAAGAGTAAGGAGGAGGTTGAATCTAGAAAACAACGCAGTGATAATAGGGCTCGAAATCTTGATTTGACCGAAGAAGATACCCGTATTACATTGATAGACCCGAAACTGAAGGAAGCGGGTTGGGAGTGCGACACCCTATTATTGAATAACAAAACAAATAAAACACTACCGCAGAAAGGGAGAAATATGGCCATAGCCGAATGGCCCTGTGATGGTAAATGGGCGGACTATGCTCTGTTTGTAGGTACAACATTATATGCAATTGTTGAAGCAAAAAAATACGCCAGTGACATCTCTACCAATTTAAGGCAGTCAAACATTTATGCTAAACGCTTGGTTGAATCGGAAGATTTTGAAACTTTAGGGAAATGGCAAGAGTATAAGGTCCCGTTTTTATTCTCGACGAACGGCCGTGACTATCTAGAACAAATTAGAACAAAAAGTGGTATTTGGTTTCTGGATATACGCAACGAACGCAGTCACGCCAAACCGCTTCGGGGTTGGTTCTCACCCAAAGGATTGGTTGACCTATACGAGCGTGATATTGAAGCAGAAAATAAAAAGCTTGAACTTAGTGATTATGATTATTTACAAGATACCAATGGTTTAGGACTTAGGGATTATCAGATAGAAGCCATTAAAAATGTAGAAAAAAATATTACCACCAATTTCGAGGAGCATCGTTCCTTGTTAGTAATGGCAACAGGAACAGGGAAGACCAGAACAGTGATTGGACTTTCGTACCGACTTATAAAATCGAATAGATTCAAGCGCATCCTGTTCCTTACGGATAGAAAGCTATTAGCTCAACAGGCATTTGGAAGTTACCAGGACAATAAAGTTGAGGGCATCAATACCTTTTCTGAGGTCTATAAAATGGAATATACAAAAACCCTTATACCGGACTCAGAGACCCGTTTACATTTTGCAACCGTTCAAAGTATGGTTAAGAGATTATTCTATGGAGAAAATGATGGTCTTTCAATTGATACCTATGATTGCATAATCATAGATGAAGCTCACAGAGGATATAATCTGGACAAAGAGTTGGATGAGGAAGACCTAGAATTTAAAAATCAAGATGATTACGTAAGTCAATATAAAAAGGTCATCGAATATTTTAACGCTTACATTATCGGTCTTACGGCTACACCTGCTTTGCATACCACAGAGATTTTCGGGAAACCTGTTTTCTCTTATTCTTATCGCCAAGCAGTTATTGATGGTTTTCTATCAGATCATGAGCCACCATACCGTATCAAAACACGCTTAAGCGAAGAAGGTATCCTTTGGAAAAAAGGGGAGCGACCCAAGGTATTTAATCCAGAAACCAACAAAATTGAGGAACTGGCTGAATTAGAGGACGATCTTTTGGTAGAAATAGAACAATTCAATAAACTTGTTATTACCCCAGAATATAACCGAAAGGTGTTACAGGAATTAGTGAAACACCTTGATCCTGATAGCGAGGAAAAAACTTTGATTTTTGCCGTTCGTGATTCCCATGCCGATATGATCGTGGATATGCTTTATGAAGAATTTGAAAACATCGGTTTGGAAGTCCCTCAAAAGGCCATTCAAAAAATTACGGGTGCAGCTTATGATCCAGAACAATTGACCAAGGAATATAAAAATGAGAAGTTTCCTAATATTGCGGTAACTGTAGATCTATTGACCACTGGTATAGATGTTCCCAAAATCTGTAATCTGGTGTTTTTACGCCGTGTAGGAAGCCGTATTTTATATGAACAAATGATTGGCCGCGCAACCCGTTTGTGTCCCGAAATTAATAAAGAAGACTTTAAGATATTCGATGCTGTCAGGGTACACGAAGCCCTTCAGGACTACACCCAAATGAAACCCGTCTCTAACCCCAATACCTCTTTTACCCAGTTGGTAAACGAACTGGACGATATCAGTTCAGACGAACGGATAAAAACACAAGGGGAGCAACTGATTGCGAAATTGCAACGTAAACGAAAAAAAATTGAGGAGGATAGTCTAGAGGAATTTATCTATATGGCAGGTGGTAAGGAGCCTAAAGAAGTGATACAAGCCATTAAAAATGCCAGTGCCCAAGAAGTAAAGGCAATTATCAAAGAATTTAAAGGGCTTTGGAATTATTTGGACAAGAAAGTGTATCGTCCAAAACATCAGCTTATCTCAGACCATGCCGATGAATATCTGGGAACGGATAGGGACTATGGCAATGCCAAAAAACCAGAAGATTATATTGAGAATTTCAAAAAGTTCCTAAAGGAAAATCAAAACAAGATAGCCGCCCTGAAGGTGATCGTTTCCAGCCCCAGTACTTTGGACAGGCAATCATTAAAGGAACTACGGTTATTATTGGACCAAGAAGGTTATAATGCAAAAACGCTTAATGCCGCGTGGCGAGATGTAAAGAATCAGGACATAGCGGCAGATATTATTGCTTACATTCGCACACTTTCCTTGGATATTGATCTAGTGGGGCATGAAGAACGGGTAAACCGTGCTTTTGAGAAGGTGAATAACATGAAACCATGGAACAGAATTCAACAAAAATGGTTGGATCGATTTCAAAAACAACTTTTGGCCGAAACCATACTGACCAAGGAAGATTTGGACAAGGAACCTTTTAAAAGTGAAGGTGGCTACAACAGAATAAACAAACAATTTGAGCAACAATTGGATGACTTATTAAAGACCATCAATGATAATTTATATGTTGCCTAA
- a CDS encoding class I SAM-dependent DNA methyltransferase, translated as MSADEIANKLWNLCNVLRDDGVTYHQYLNELTYILFLKLSEVKDFEQHIPEHYRWRSFVEETDNNEAFQRYRSFLAEVSNETTSAGIKEIYANASTSLRKPVNFNTLVQAIDDLDWYEETDRDVMGDIYESLLEKNAGEKKSGAGQYFTPRPLINVMVELMSPKLGERWNDPAAGTFGFMISADEYLRTKYDNYFNLSEKDRKFQVEKAFSGVELVGDAHRLALMNARLHGMESEIILGDTLTEMGKDLNNFDGVLANPPFGTKKGGERPTRDDFTYPTSNKQLNFLQHIYRSLKKDGKARAAVVLPDNVLFEDGDGQKIRRDLMDKCNLHTILRLPTGIFYAAGVKTNVLFFTRGTTETENTKGVWFYDMRTNVPSYGKRTPFTRTAFNEFIEAYTGGVKPEKLSNEFDGTVDETSRKRITNERWQYIDLETIAKKNDSLDLGLIADDSVSNGEHLGEPVQIAKEALTELETITRQLQAMIKELG; from the coding sequence ATGAGTGCAGACGAAATAGCAAATAAACTTTGGAACCTTTGCAATGTATTGCGGGATGATGGTGTTACCTATCACCAGTATTTGAACGAATTAACCTATATCCTATTCCTTAAGTTAAGCGAAGTTAAGGACTTTGAGCAGCATATTCCGGAACATTATAGATGGCGTTCTTTTGTGGAAGAGACCGATAATAACGAGGCTTTTCAAAGGTATCGCAGCTTTTTGGCGGAAGTGAGTAATGAAACCACCAGTGCTGGCATTAAAGAAATCTATGCCAACGCTTCTACCAGTCTTCGCAAACCCGTAAATTTTAACACCCTTGTACAGGCCATTGATGATTTGGACTGGTATGAGGAGACAGACCGTGATGTTATGGGCGACATATACGAAAGCCTATTGGAGAAAAATGCTGGTGAAAAGAAAAGTGGTGCCGGACAATACTTTACGCCACGACCATTGATCAATGTTATGGTAGAACTCATGTCTCCAAAATTGGGAGAACGATGGAACGACCCTGCAGCAGGTACTTTTGGTTTTATGATATCTGCCGATGAATACCTTCGGACCAAGTATGACAACTATTTCAATTTAAGTGAAAAGGACCGAAAGTTTCAGGTAGAAAAGGCCTTTAGTGGGGTAGAGTTGGTAGGCGATGCCCACCGTTTGGCCTTGATGAATGCCCGTTTACACGGCATGGAAAGTGAAATTATTTTAGGTGATACGCTTACTGAAATGGGCAAAGACCTTAATAATTTTGATGGTGTATTGGCCAACCCACCCTTTGGTACCAAAAAAGGGGGTGAACGCCCTACTCGGGACGACTTTACCTACCCTACGAGTAACAAACAGCTCAACTTTTTGCAGCATATCTATAGAAGTTTAAAGAAAGACGGTAAGGCAAGAGCTGCCGTTGTGCTACCTGATAATGTATTGTTTGAGGATGGCGACGGACAAAAAATACGTCGTGATTTAATGGACAAATGTAACCTACATACCATTCTAAGGCTACCCACAGGGATATTTTATGCTGCAGGGGTAAAGACCAATGTACTATTTTTTACCAGGGGCACTACTGAAACAGAAAATACCAAGGGGGTATGGTTTTATGATATGCGTACCAATGTGCCCAGTTATGGCAAACGTACCCCGTTTACCCGAACGGCTTTTAATGAGTTTATAGAGGCTTATACAGGAGGGGTAAAACCCGAAAAGTTATCGAATGAATTTGACGGTACCGTTGACGAGACTTCTAGAAAAAGGATTACCAACGAGCGCTGGCAATATATTGACCTCGAAACCATAGCCAAAAAGAACGATTCCTTGGATTTAGGGCTAATAGCGGATGATAGTGTTAGCAATGGAGAACATTTGGGGGAACCAGTACAGATTGCCAAAGAGGCCTTAACGGAGTTAGAAACCATTACCCGGCAGTTGCAGGCGATGATAAAGGAATTGGGATAA
- a CDS encoding DUF6642 family protein, producing the protein MRKNTETKNVFCLEGLWDSNLKQRSTIEPVLQLLESHQTLKYIHKNCATTTELEYYLERWSLKAYSDYPILYLAFHGTENLVHLVDRAITLNELAEILEDKCSGRIIIIGSCSTMNIDKRHLKNFVIKTDALALFGYKTDVDWVKSTANDLLVFEALQDNEFSLRGIDTILNKIKRITTRFKELEYRVITKKDI; encoded by the coding sequence ATGAGGAAAAACACAGAGACAAAAAATGTTTTTTGCCTAGAAGGCTTGTGGGACAGCAATCTCAAACAACGGTCTACCATAGAGCCCGTACTACAATTACTAGAAAGTCACCAAACTTTAAAATATATACATAAAAATTGCGCCACCACAACTGAATTGGAGTATTATTTGGAACGATGGAGCCTGAAGGCCTATTCTGATTACCCAATTCTATACCTCGCCTTTCATGGTACCGAAAATCTAGTACACCTGGTAGATCGTGCTATCACCCTTAATGAATTAGCTGAAATATTGGAGGACAAATGTTCAGGCAGAATTATAATTATAGGTTCATGTAGCACCATGAATATCGACAAGAGACATCTAAAAAATTTCGTGATTAAAACGGATGCCCTAGCTCTTTTTGGGTATAAAACAGATGTAGATTGGGTTAAATCTACGGCTAACGACCTTCTAGTTTTTGAAGCTTTACAAGACAATGAATTTTCATTAAGAGGAATTGATACAATCCTTAATAAAATAAAAAGGATTACTACAAGGTTTAAAGAACTTGAGTATAGGGTTATAACAAAAAAGGATATTTAA